CCCGTTTCGGCTTCGACTCACTCGACTAGCCGCCGCACCTGCGTCCGGAGCTGTCGTCGACCGCGGGGCTCACGAGCGATCCGCAGGTAGTTCGCCCCTGACTGAGCGACCCACAGCAGTTTGTAGACCGGCGCTCGCCGGTCGAAACCGGTCTCGAGGGGCGCGCAATTCGCGTACGTCCGTCGAAATAGCTCTTGAAGCTGTTTCCGTTCGGCCCGTGGGAGCCGGCCCGCGTAGACGTCGACGAACCGGGCTTCCGCTCGAGCGAGTGCGTACTCGGCGTGTGTAACGTGGGCGTTGCCCCAGTCGAGGACGGCCGTAACGGCACCGTCGTCGTCGACGAGGAGATTGCTCGGCTGGTAGTCGCCGTGGGTCAGGACCGGACGGCAGTCTTCGTCACCCGCCAGGGGGACCGGCACCCTCGTCAGTGGCCACCCGGGATCGACGGCGTGCCAGCCGTCGGGCTCCCGAAGACGGAGCGACCGGTCGTCCGCACCGCGTGCCAGTCCGCCGACGCGGTCGAACGCGAGCGCCGATGTCCCGTGGAGCCGTCCGAGAAGTTCGCCGGCATCGGCGACGAGCCGTCGGCGAACGGTCGGCTCGAGTTTGTGATACCGAGGCCCGGGATTCGCCCCCTCCCGAAACTCGTAGATCGCCCACCGCTCGAGGGGATCGTTCGATCCGTCAGCGAACGACCCTGACGCGAGGACGCGGGGAACGGGCAGGTCGGTCGCTGCGGTCATATACTCGAGGACGAGCGGTTCGATCACGTCGCCCGTCCAGACGCTCGCTCCGCCGCGCTTGCAGACGACTCGGGACGGCGGCTCGTCTCCGTCCCCGTCACCCGTCTCGAGCCGACAGACGACGGTCTCGGCGACCGATCCCGAACGGGGCCGGTACCGCGACCGGACCTCGGCCTCGAGCGCGTCGGCGACGATTCGGTCGACCGTTTCCCCGACCATGCTCGAGGGGGTACACCGGGTTGCGACGTAGTCGTTTGGCCGAACTCCGTCGTTTGCGTCGGCGTAGGGACCGCATATACAATCGGGTTCGTCTCGAGAGCACTGCGTAGATGGCAACCCCGGGTGCATCGATGGTGAAACGGACACTCCGTGCCGCTCGTAGCGTCGGTTACCGGAGCTACTACCGGCTCGCCGCCGCGAACTACGACCGCGAACTCCTCGCGCGGCGAAATCGGACGCCGGCGGGGATGTTTCGCTGTTACGAGCCGCTCAACCGCCACGGAAGCGACGCGATGCTCGCGGAGCTGGCCGCCTGCTGTGGGCCGGCGGCCGTCGTCTACGATATCGGCGCGAACGTTGGAATCTACGCGCTCGCGCTGACGAGCGGTGCTCCCGACCGACGAGTCGTCGCGTTCGAGCCGTCGCCGGCCGCCGTCGAGCGACTGCGGCGAAACGTTCGCGCGAACGACCTCGAGAGTCGGATCGACGTCCTGGCCTGCGGTGTCGGTGACGACGCCGGCGACCGTCCGTTCTACATCTCGACGTACCCCGAACTGTCGGCGTTCGACCGCGCGAGTGCAACCCGCTGGGCGGCTACCGTCGCCGACGTTCAGTCGGTTCCGATCCGTCGGCTGGACGATATCGTGGTCGAGGCCGATATCCCACCGCCGGATCACCTGAAAATCGACGTCGAGGGCGCGGCCCCCGCTGTACTCCGTGGTGCTCGAGCGACGCTCGAGCGCCATCGACCGACCGTATTCGTCGAAATCCACGACGAGGGGCTCGCGGGTGACGTGCCGGGAAAAACGAGGGCGATACTCGAGGCGGTCGACTACGAAGTTTACGAGCGAGAGCGTTACTGGCGGTGCGAACCGCCCTAATTGCGTGCTGTCGTGCCCGCGAATCGCTGCGGGCGTACGACCGGCGGGTGGGCGACTCCCTTTCGACAGTATAAGGCCCTCGCGGGAGAAATCCCGACCTATGACGACACTGGCGATCACCGGCGGGCAGGTGCTGTTGCCCGACATCACGGTCACGCGCGCGGACGTACTGGTCGATCAGGACGACGGCGAGATTCTCGAGATCGGCGACGACCTCGCGGACGAGGCCGACGAAACCCTCGACGCCACCGATTCGCTGGTCACGCCCGGCTTCGTCAACGGTCACTGTCACGTCGCGATGACGCTCATGCGCGGCTACGCCGACGACAAGTCTCTCGACGCCTGGCTCCAGGAGGATATCTGGCCGACCGAAGCCGAACTGACACCCGACGATGTCTATCACGGGACGCGACTCGGCGCGCTCGAGATGATCAAATCCGGCACGACCGCCTTTGCGGACATGTACTTCATGGTCCCGAACATCGCCGACGCGGTCGAGGAGGCCGGTCTCCGCGCTCGACTGGGTCACGGGATCGTCACCGTCGCATCCGACGACGAGGAGGCCCGCGAGGACGCTCGAGAGGGCCTCGAGGTGGCCGAAGCACTCGACGGCCGCGCGGACGGCCGGATCTCCACGGCGTTTATGCCCCACTCGTTGACGACGATCGGCAGCGAGTATCTCGAGGAGTTCGTCCCGCAGGCTCGCGACCTCGGCGTCCCGGTCCACTACCACGCGAACGAGACGACGAACGAAGTGACGCCGATCGTCGAGGAACACGGCGTCCGACCGATGGCCTACGCCGCAGAGCGCGGGATGGTCCAGGAGGGCGATTTCATCGCCCACGGCGTCCACCTCGACGAAAGCGAGATCGGCCTGCTCGCCGAAGCCGGCACGAGCGTGGTCCACTGCCCGGCCTCGAACATGAAACTGGCCAGCGGAATGGCCCCCGTTCAACGCATGCTCGACGCCGGCGTGACGGTGGGCATCGGCACCGACGGCGCGGCTTCGAACAACGACCTCTCGATGTTAGACGAGGCCCGCGACGCGGCCATGATCGGCAAACTCGAGACCGGAGACGCGAGCGCGGTGCCCGCCGAATCGGTGGTCAAGATGATGACCCAGGGCAGCGCGGACGCCATCGGTCTGGATGTCGGTCGGCTCGAGGCGGG
Above is a window of Natronorubrum tibetense GA33 DNA encoding:
- a CDS encoding phosphotransferase family protein, producing the protein MVGETVDRIVADALEAEVRSRYRPRSGSVAETVVCRLETGDGDGDEPPSRVVCKRGGASVWTGDVIEPLVLEYMTAATDLPVPRVLASGSFADGSNDPLERWAIYEFREGANPGPRYHKLEPTVRRRLVADAGELLGRLHGTSALAFDRVGGLARGADDRSLRLREPDGWHAVDPGWPLTRVPVPLAGDEDCRPVLTHGDYQPSNLLVDDDGAVTAVLDWGNAHVTHAEYALARAEARFVDVYAGRLPRAERKQLQELFRRTYANCAPLETGFDRRAPVYKLLWVAQSGANYLRIAREPRGRRQLRTQVRRLVE
- a CDS encoding FkbM family methyltransferase, encoding MVKRTLRAARSVGYRSYYRLAAANYDRELLARRNRTPAGMFRCYEPLNRHGSDAMLAELAACCGPAAVVYDIGANVGIYALALTSGAPDRRVVAFEPSPAAVERLRRNVRANDLESRIDVLACGVGDDAGDRPFYISTYPELSAFDRASATRWAATVADVQSVPIRRLDDIVVEADIPPPDHLKIDVEGAAPAVLRGARATLERHRPTVFVEIHDEGLAGDVPGKTRAILEAVDYEVYERERYWRCEPP
- a CDS encoding amidohydrolase, whose translation is MTTLAITGGQVLLPDITVTRADVLVDQDDGEILEIGDDLADEADETLDATDSLVTPGFVNGHCHVAMTLMRGYADDKSLDAWLQEDIWPTEAELTPDDVYHGTRLGALEMIKSGTTAFADMYFMVPNIADAVEEAGLRARLGHGIVTVASDDEEAREDAREGLEVAEALDGRADGRISTAFMPHSLTTIGSEYLEEFVPQARDLGVPVHYHANETTNEVTPIVEEHGVRPMAYAAERGMVQEGDFIAHGVHLDESEIGLLAEAGTSVVHCPASNMKLASGMAPVQRMLDAGVTVGIGTDGAASNNDLSMLDEARDAAMIGKLETGDASAVPAESVVKMMTQGSADAIGLDVGRLEAGAPADIAVIDLESAHLTPRHDLVSHLAYAAAASDVRHTICDGQLLMRDREVLTLDEEAVRMQASEAAEALVDRAES